From one Thermomicrobiales bacterium genomic stretch:
- a CDS encoding PEGA domain-containing protein: MKFESAHKKSADARLLWNMAACEKNLRHYAKVLELVRRYLAEGGDKLDDKDRAEATDLLRTVEPLTTKLRVNVNVPGAEVAIDDVVVGTVAHDSTEPVIVDIGMRRVRVRKDDHKEFTTQMPVGGSAEVALVASLVPIVHEGKLSVTAKDGQSIYVDGKLVGTGRWDGVVKSGGHQIRVIAPGMRPFQSGEIVVQDEQARTVPVTLEKEPEAPSKVPAWVWIGGGVLLAAGATVGAVVIFRPEDRTEPAPVGNLAPGNVQASVRFR; this comes from the coding sequence GTGAAGTTCGAGAGCGCGCACAAGAAGTCCGCCGACGCGCGCCTCCTCTGGAACATGGCTGCTTGTGAGAAGAACCTGCGCCACTACGCCAAGGTGCTCGAGCTCGTGCGCCGGTACCTCGCCGAGGGCGGCGACAAGCTCGACGACAAGGATCGCGCGGAGGCCACCGACCTCCTTCGCACCGTCGAGCCGCTCACCACCAAGCTTCGCGTCAACGTCAACGTGCCCGGGGCCGAGGTCGCCATTGACGACGTCGTCGTCGGCACCGTCGCCCATGACTCGACGGAGCCCGTGATCGTCGACATCGGCATGCGTCGCGTGCGCGTTCGCAAAGACGACCACAAGGAGTTCACGACGCAGATGCCCGTGGGCGGGAGCGCGGAGGTCGCCCTCGTCGCCTCGCTCGTGCCGATCGTGCACGAAGGAAAGTTGTCGGTCACGGCCAAGGACGGGCAATCGATCTACGTCGACGGAAAACTCGTCGGCACGGGCCGCTGGGACGGCGTCGTCAAGAGCGGCGGTCACCAGATTCGCGTCATCGCTCCGGGCATGAGGCCGTTTCAGTCAGGAGAAATCGTGGTGCAAGACGAGCAGGCCCGGACCGTTCCGGTGACCCTCGAGAAGGAGCCGGAAGCGCCCTCGAAGGTTCCCGCCTGGGTTTGGATCGGCGGCGGCGTGCTCCTCGCGGCCGGTGCCACCGTGGGCGCCGTCGTCATCTTTCGCCCCGAGGATCGCACCGAGCCGGCTCCCGTCGGAAACCTCGCGCCGGGCAACGTGCAGGCGTCGGTTCGCTTCCGCTAG
- a CDS encoding trypsin-like serine protease, producing MSATELETSYAIGSTCQGDSGGPSLYVSGGKEYVAGVTSYSDSECKVYAVAERVSSALAWIDGEVNKAPALSGCNLVPRGLHGRLARVSRGLRALQQRRRMRRAPRLS from the coding sequence GTGTCGGCGACGGAGCTCGAAACCAGCTACGCCATCGGCAGCACGTGCCAGGGCGACAGCGGCGGCCCGTCGCTCTACGTCTCCGGCGGCAAGGAGTACGTCGCCGGCGTCACGTCGTATTCGGACTCGGAGTGCAAGGTGTACGCGGTCGCGGAGCGCGTGTCGTCGGCGCTCGCGTGGATCGACGGCGAGGTGAACAAGGCGCCGGCGCTGAGCGGCTGCAATCTGGTGCCGCGAGGTCTCCACGGTCGGCTCGCACGCGTGTCACGCGGCCTACGAGCGCTGCAACAGCGACGCCGCATGCGCCGCGCTCCGCGACTGTCGTAG
- a CDS encoding HAD-IIIC family phosphatase — protein MARSGWDGIELGEDGPGRAYQLFQQQLKRLKERGILLAVVSRNEEADVLEVFERHPGMVLRPADIATWSVNWRHKSENLRSLAEEMNLGLDSFVFLDDDPAVPGGSGSARAGGPRRPLAEPRDGIRRGARAALAIRWRPGDGCGRGADANDAGGRTTQARIDGSRQHRRVPRRAGPAGRDATAGGH, from the coding sequence TTGGCGAGGTCGGGCTGGGACGGAATCGAGCTCGGCGAGGATGGCCCCGGGCGCGCCTACCAGCTCTTCCAGCAGCAGCTGAAGCGGCTCAAGGAGCGGGGCATCCTGCTTGCGGTGGTCAGCCGCAACGAGGAGGCGGATGTCCTGGAGGTGTTCGAGCGCCACCCCGGCATGGTGCTCCGGCCGGCCGACATCGCGACCTGGAGCGTCAACTGGCGCCACAAGTCGGAGAACCTGCGCTCGCTCGCCGAGGAGATGAACCTGGGGCTGGACAGCTTTGTGTTTCTGGACGATGACCCGGCGGTGCCGGGCGGAAGTGGCAGCGCGCGCGCCGGAGGTCCACGTCGTCCCCTTGCCGAGCCGCGCGACGGGATACGCCGAGGCGCTCGCGCGGCTCTGGCTATTCGATGGCGCCCAGGCGACGGATGTGGACGCGGCGCGGACGCAAATGATGCAGGAGGAAGGACGACGCAAGCGCGAATCGACGGCAGCCGCCAGCATCGACGAGTTCCTCGCCGGGCTGGACCTGCGGGTCGAGATGCGACCGCCGGAGGACACTGA
- a CDS encoding class I SAM-dependent methyltransferase, protein MRVTGWDRMCNVPGVYTLVECDRCGFLYLSPRPDAEEIKRHYPEEYPFYASFFDQSSYIKSIGVYELTKRAQQVLDAVSGGHDVLDIGCAVGDFLSMMSSKGWNVRGVEPDPGAAAYARKRHGIDVFNGYLEEASFEPESFDAVTMWEVLEHTPQPLDTLRRAFDLLRPGGAIVMSVPNRDSLESKVFGTYWIGNDFPRHFSVFSPKHMRVALSSAGFVEPRIISQRGRLGAMHNEIACGLGSIDLWLHAGDRDRGARRIADRVLLPIVTKPVGVVPIFIASLPMSVAIRKLNLGSQMIAVAHKPAA, encoded by the coding sequence GTGCGCGTGACTGGGTGGGATCGTATGTGCAATGTGCCGGGGGTGTACACGCTGGTCGAATGCGACCGATGCGGCTTCCTCTACCTGTCGCCGCGCCCCGATGCGGAGGAGATCAAGCGTCACTATCCGGAGGAGTACCCGTTCTACGCATCGTTCTTCGACCAATCCTCCTACATCAAGTCGATCGGTGTCTATGAGCTGACCAAGCGCGCCCAGCAGGTGCTCGACGCGGTGAGTGGCGGGCATGACGTGCTCGATATCGGCTGTGCCGTCGGCGACTTCCTGTCGATGATGAGCTCGAAGGGCTGGAATGTGCGTGGGGTAGAACCCGACCCTGGCGCGGCTGCCTATGCCCGCAAGCGACACGGGATCGACGTGTTCAACGGCTATCTCGAAGAGGCTTCATTCGAACCCGAGTCATTCGACGCCGTGACAATGTGGGAGGTTCTTGAGCATACTCCCCAGCCCCTCGATACGCTGCGGCGCGCCTTCGATCTGCTCCGGCCCGGCGGCGCGATTGTCATGTCGGTGCCAAACCGGGACTCGCTCGAATCAAAGGTGTTTGGGACATACTGGATTGGCAATGACTTCCCACGCCATTTCTCCGTGTTTTCGCCGAAGCACATGCGTGTGGCGCTGAGCTCGGCTGGATTCGTCGAGCCGCGAATCATCAGCCAGCGTGGCCGTCTGGGGGCGATGCATAACGAGATCGCCTGCGGGCTTGGCAGCATCGACCTCTGGCTACACGCTGGAGACCGCGATCGCGGCGCAAGGCGCATCGCAGATCGCGTCCTGTTGCCGATTGTCACGAAGCCTGTGGGTGTCGTCCCCATCTTCATTGCGTCGTTGCCGATGTCGGTTGCGATCCGGAAGCTGAACCTCGGGTCGCAGATGATCGCCGTTGCCCACAAGCCAGCCGCCTGA
- a CDS encoding MqnA/MqnD/SBP family protein: MALRIAIDNRLETARLTYPFEAGWVEQGGVSLVEGLTSTRAADVDIALLDSVSALSMLANFAVLSDLALVTRRATMLTLATHTRPDDVDDVAVSLAGVSPAGRAVALATLQPFYGIRAREWSEETFPVDTEHAVVSEGPAALILAGDEETHQEDLGRAWYLLTDTPFVSHICVVRRGLLSRDPVAVAEAAGYLVASLEAGNERGRELRRDMAKRYDIDRDLLVEVMADQEWELTAEGVSGLALLARRSGLTSGPALERAVVRVRTSKAG, from the coding sequence GTGGCGCTTCGGATCGCGATCGACAACAGGCTGGAGACTGCCCGGCTGACCTATCCGTTCGAGGCGGGTTGGGTCGAGCAAGGAGGAGTTTCCCTTGTCGAGGGCCTGACCTCGACCCGGGCGGCCGACGTGGATATCGCCCTGCTCGACAGCGTTTCGGCGCTCTCGATGCTGGCGAATTTCGCCGTCCTGTCCGATCTGGCGCTTGTCACCCGGCGGGCGACGATGCTGACACTGGCAACCCATACGCGGCCGGACGATGTCGATGATGTCGCGGTGTCGCTCGCAGGGGTCTCGCCGGCCGGACGCGCGGTGGCGCTAGCGACACTGCAGCCATTCTATGGCATCCGCGCGAGAGAATGGTCGGAGGAGACGTTCCCCGTTGACACGGAACACGCCGTCGTCAGCGAGGGGCCGGCCGCCCTGATCCTGGCCGGGGATGAGGAGACCCACCAGGAAGACCTCGGGCGAGCCTGGTATCTGCTCACCGACACGCCATTCGTCAGCCACATCTGCGTCGTCCGTCGAGGACTACTCTCTCGAGACCCGGTAGCTGTAGCCGAGGCGGCCGGGTATCTGGTCGCCTCGCTCGAAGCGGGAAACGAGCGTGGGCGCGAGTTGCGGCGCGATATGGCGAAGCGATACGACATCGATCGCGACCTGCTGGTCGAAGTGATGGCCGACCAGGAGTGGGAGTTGACGGCGGAAGGAGTCTCTGGCCTCGCTCTGCTGGCTCGCCGCTCCGGCCTCACCAGCGGCCCGGCGCTGGAGCGCGCGGTTGTGCGGGTCAGGACGAGCAAGGCAGGCTAG
- the pruA gene encoding L-glutamate gamma-semialdehyde dehydrogenase has product MSLRAAFQNEPYTDFAVEENRAAMRAALDEVGAQLGQRYPLIIGGERRETGEWITSTNPGNPSQVVGEVARGRASDVEDAIVAAEKAFKSWKRMSATGRASTLFKMAGILRRRRLELAAWMVFELDKPWDEAEGEIAEAIDFLEWYGRKAFELGQPVPLAHLANEATQMIYVPLGIGVVIPPWNFPCAILTGMTMAPIAAGNVVILKPASNTPVIGYKMVEIMEEAGVPAGVINFLPGSGSEIGDALVEHPKTRFVAFTGSKDVGVRIYERAAKLQPGQRWLKRVTAEMGGKDAIIVNNDADLDAAAEGIVTSAFGFSGQKCSACSRAIIHQDVYDSLVDKVVKRAEAAVSVGPGVDGEASMGAVVDKKQYDQILKYIEIGKGESRLVLGGEPAAEEGYYVEPTIFADVPRDARIACEEIFGPVLALVKARDFDDALDIANDSEYGLTGSVYARDRAVLEKAREEFEVGNLYLNRKSTGAMMGVHPFGGMKLSGTNTKGGSPDYLLAFVEAKSVGELL; this is encoded by the coding sequence ATGTCACTTCGAGCAGCATTTCAGAACGAACCGTATACCGATTTCGCGGTCGAGGAGAATCGCGCGGCAATGCGTGCCGCGCTCGACGAAGTCGGCGCCCAGCTCGGCCAGCGCTACCCGCTGATCATCGGTGGCGAACGGCGTGAGACGGGTGAGTGGATCACCTCGACCAACCCGGGCAATCCGTCGCAGGTGGTTGGCGAGGTCGCCAGAGGGCGAGCCAGCGACGTCGAGGACGCGATCGTGGCGGCCGAGAAGGCGTTCAAGAGCTGGAAGCGGATGAGCGCCACTGGTCGGGCCAGCACGCTGTTCAAGATGGCCGGCATCCTCCGTCGGCGTCGGCTCGAGCTGGCCGCCTGGATGGTCTTCGAGCTGGACAAGCCGTGGGATGAGGCCGAGGGTGAGATCGCCGAAGCGATCGACTTCCTGGAATGGTATGGCCGCAAGGCGTTCGAGCTGGGTCAGCCGGTGCCGCTTGCCCATCTGGCAAACGAAGCGACCCAGATGATCTATGTCCCGCTCGGCATCGGAGTGGTCATCCCCCCCTGGAATTTCCCCTGCGCGATCCTGACCGGGATGACGATGGCCCCCATCGCGGCCGGCAATGTCGTGATCCTCAAGCCGGCCAGCAACACCCCGGTCATCGGCTACAAGATGGTCGAGATCATGGAGGAGGCTGGCGTCCCGGCCGGAGTAATCAACTTTCTGCCCGGCAGCGGTAGCGAGATCGGCGACGCGCTGGTCGAGCATCCGAAGACGCGGTTCGTTGCCTTCACCGGCTCGAAGGACGTTGGTGTGCGGATCTACGAGCGGGCGGCGAAGCTCCAGCCGGGCCAGCGCTGGCTTAAGCGGGTGACAGCCGAGATGGGCGGCAAGGACGCGATCATCGTCAACAACGACGCGGACCTCGATGCGGCGGCCGAGGGAATCGTCACCTCGGCGTTCGGCTTCAGCGGCCAGAAGTGCTCGGCCTGCTCGCGGGCGATCATTCACCAGGATGTCTACGATTCGCTGGTGGACAAGGTCGTCAAGCGCGCCGAGGCGGCGGTTTCTGTCGGCCCTGGTGTCGATGGCGAGGCGTCGATGGGCGCTGTCGTCGACAAGAAGCAGTACGATCAGATCCTGAAGTACATCGAGATCGGCAAGGGCGAGAGCCGGCTGGTCCTCGGCGGCGAGCCGGCGGCAGAAGAGGGCTACTACGTTGAGCCGACGATCTTCGCCGACGTCCCGCGAGATGCCCGAATCGCCTGCGAGGAGATCTTCGGCCCGGTGCTCGCGCTGGTGAAGGCGCGGGATTTCGATGACGCGCTGGACATTGCCAACGACTCCGAATACGGCTTGACCGGCTCGGTCTACGCCCGCGATCGGGCCGTGCTGGAGAAGGCGCGCGAGGAGTTCGAGGTCGGCAACCTGTATCTGAACCGCAAGTCCACCGGGGCAATGATGGGGGTTCACCCGTTCGGCGGGATGAAGCTGAGCGGGACGAACACGAAGGGCGGCAGCCCGGACTATCTGCTGGCCTTCGTCGAGGCCAAGTCGGTCGGCGAGCTGCTGTAG
- a CDS encoding proline dehydrogenase family protein, translating to MASATVSASQSLPARLSAMVNPVFRKGILLATHNRLVAKVVRRYGMRLGGNRFVAGEDLDQAVPVLRRLNEQGLLTNTTLLGEAVRDERAVAAVVGEYVRLLDRIQAEGLKTNIALKLTHLGLDLGEDVAYANVERLVAHAATVGNFIRIDMEESARVDPTLRIYRRLRAAGHDNVGAVLQSALLRTPADLESLLALKPNLRLVKGAYLESPAIAHQKKTDVDAAYVRLAERMLLENSFTAIATHDEKIIDYMISFAAQHGLTSDSFEIQMLYGIRSQYQLDLVRRGFRVLVASPYGAEWYFYLMRRLAERPANVMFLLRGIARR from the coding sequence GTGGCGTCTGCAACCGTATCGGCTAGCCAGTCCCTGCCGGCCAGGCTGTCGGCGATGGTCAACCCGGTTTTCCGCAAGGGCATCCTGCTGGCGACGCACAACCGTCTCGTCGCCAAGGTTGTCCGACGCTATGGAATGCGGCTCGGCGGCAACCGTTTTGTGGCTGGTGAGGATCTCGACCAGGCTGTGCCGGTGCTCCGGCGGCTCAACGAGCAGGGCCTGCTGACCAACACAACGCTGCTCGGCGAGGCAGTGCGCGACGAGCGCGCCGTCGCGGCCGTCGTCGGTGAATATGTCCGGCTGCTCGACCGAATCCAGGCCGAGGGGTTGAAGACCAACATTGCGCTCAAGCTGACCCACCTGGGGCTGGATCTCGGCGAAGATGTCGCCTATGCCAACGTCGAGCGACTGGTTGCGCACGCTGCAACGGTCGGCAACTTCATCCGGATCGACATGGAGGAGTCGGCGCGTGTCGACCCGACGCTGCGGATCTACCGCCGGCTGCGCGCGGCCGGCCACGACAATGTCGGCGCCGTCCTCCAGTCGGCCTTGCTGAGGACTCCGGCGGACCTCGAATCGCTGCTGGCGCTCAAGCCTAACCTCCGGCTGGTGAAGGGCGCCTATCTCGAATCGCCAGCGATCGCGCACCAGAAGAAGACAGACGTCGATGCCGCCTACGTGCGACTTGCCGAGCGGATGCTGCTCGAAAATAGCTTCACCGCGATCGCGACGCACGACGAGAAGATCATCGACTACATGATCAGCTTCGCCGCGCAGCATGGGCTGACCAGCGATAGCTTCGAGATTCAGATGCTCTATGGAATCCGGAGCCAGTATCAGCTCGATCTGGTTCGGCGCGGATTCCGCGTTCTGGTTGCCAGCCCCTACGGCGCAGAGTGGTATTTCTACCTGATGCGTCGGTTGGCTGAACGGCCGGCCAACGTCATGTTCCTCCTGCGCGGGATCGCCCGGCGCTAG
- a CDS encoding D-aminoacylase — translation MATSYDVLIRGGKVIDGTGNPWFYGDVALAGDRVAAVAPRGRIDPANAREVVDAAGHVVSPGFIDIQSHSILPLFAEGRSLSKITQGVTTEIMGEGWTPSPFGGRITSPLGSSIVSADATDEWESRARGWTRFRAWLEAIEQRGASVNIGSFVGGATVREYAMGWDMREATTDELATMKRVMDECMREGAFGVAAALIYPPGSYATTDELVEVCKVIASHGGVYISHIRSEADLLLEGMAEAIEIGRRSGVAVEVYHLKASGKQSWQLMPRAMEMIDEARAAGIDITSDMYPYVASGTGLTTLVPNWASEGGKLYENLADDRVWAVMRAEMIDPPLEAPSMSRAQNLEGVMPVGFVRSENRHYIGKRLPEIAAERGEEWPDTVRAMLLSEHQRISTIFFMMSEENVRRQLTQPWIKISTDAGGLDPVGQTNPTHPRAYGTYPRVLGHYVRDEGILPLEDAIRKMTSSVADRLSLRDRGMLREGMLADIIVFDPETVRDNATFTDPHRLSTGIRDVWVNGGRVLREGLHTGAMPGRIVDGPGRR, via the coding sequence GTGGCGACAAGCTATGACGTGCTGATTCGTGGCGGCAAGGTGATCGATGGGACCGGCAACCCGTGGTTCTACGGAGATGTGGCGCTTGCTGGCGATCGTGTCGCCGCAGTGGCGCCGCGCGGACGGATCGACCCGGCTAACGCGCGCGAGGTCGTTGATGCCGCCGGCCACGTCGTCAGCCCCGGCTTCATCGACATCCAGTCGCACTCAATCCTGCCGCTCTTCGCCGAGGGTCGATCGCTGTCGAAAATCACCCAGGGGGTGACGACCGAGATCATGGGCGAAGGGTGGACTCCCTCCCCTTTCGGCGGACGTATCACCAGCCCGCTCGGCTCATCGATCGTTTCGGCCGACGCTACCGATGAGTGGGAGTCCCGCGCGCGTGGCTGGACGCGATTTCGCGCCTGGCTGGAGGCGATCGAGCAGCGTGGCGCGTCGGTCAACATCGGCTCGTTCGTCGGCGGCGCGACGGTGCGCGAATACGCCATGGGCTGGGACATGCGCGAGGCGACGACCGACGAGCTGGCGACGATGAAGCGTGTCATGGACGAGTGCATGCGCGAAGGGGCATTCGGCGTCGCGGCGGCGCTGATCTACCCTCCCGGCTCCTACGCAACTACCGATGAATTGGTTGAGGTCTGCAAGGTCATTGCGAGCCACGGCGGGGTCTACATCAGCCACATCCGCTCGGAGGCCGATCTCCTGCTGGAGGGAATGGCCGAAGCGATCGAGATTGGCCGGCGTTCCGGCGTCGCGGTCGAGGTCTATCACCTCAAGGCGTCGGGCAAGCAGAGCTGGCAGTTGATGCCGCGCGCGATGGAGATGATCGACGAGGCGCGTGCCGCCGGGATCGACATCACCTCCGACATGTACCCCTATGTCGCCAGCGGAACGGGACTCACGACCCTGGTCCCGAACTGGGCATCCGAGGGGGGCAAGCTCTATGAGAATCTCGCCGACGACCGCGTCTGGGCGGTGATGCGCGCCGAGATGATCGACCCGCCGCTCGAAGCGCCATCGATGTCACGCGCGCAGAATCTCGAAGGGGTGATGCCGGTCGGGTTCGTCCGCAGTGAGAACCGGCACTATATCGGCAAGCGTCTGCCGGAGATCGCTGCCGAACGCGGCGAGGAGTGGCCTGACACTGTCCGGGCCATGCTTCTCTCCGAGCATCAGCGTATCTCGACGATCTTCTTCATGATGAGCGAGGAAAACGTCCGTCGCCAGCTGACGCAGCCGTGGATCAAGATCAGCACCGACGCGGGCGGCCTCGACCCTGTGGGCCAGACAAACCCGACTCACCCGCGCGCATACGGGACATACCCCCGCGTCCTCGGCCACTACGTCCGCGACGAAGGCATCCTGCCGCTGGAGGACGCCATACGTAAGATGACCTCGTCCGTTGCCGATCGGCTGAGCCTGCGCGATCGCGGAATGCTTCGCGAGGGGATGCTGGCCGACATCATCGTCTTCGACCCGGAGACGGTGCGCGATAACGCGACGTTCACCGACCCCCACCGGCTCTCGACCGGTATCCGTGATGTCTGGGTCAACGGCGGGCGTGTGCTGCGCGAAGGCCTGCACACCGGCGCGATGCCCGGCCGGATCGTCGACGGGCCTGGCCGACGCTAA
- a CDS encoding ABC transporter substrate-binding protein: MSQRDTQDLNDKIYANWQRFYREGRINRRTLMQAMMVWAGAASVGGLLAACGGSAENTPSGGGAATAPSGGATAPAGGATAPTGGATAPAGGATAPTGGAATEGGMLRVILDQNDLPTMDPHMHNLRTGIIFFYHTHDNLGVRNRETNQIEPWLAESWENIEPTVWEMKLRSDVKFHNGDPFTAATVKWNWDRVTNPDQKSQQMGNHSQIAGVDIVDDYTVHVKTKAPYPIFTERLQNFQMIPEKLAQEKGDAWLAENPVGSGPYKFVEWKHGQSITLTRNDDYWNKDVRAPYKDLTIRFVPGVPTQLAELLAGNVDIIRVVPYDQMKAVEDSGVAMPITQAILRVGYTRLDAMGRSGPNPFQDVKVRHAANHACDIQGYIDTLQPGGDRTPAMLNPKHFGFDPSIEPHDYNPDKAKQLLTEAGHPDGIDVKWVRGPSSMPNQDQVDQAMQRDLAAVGIRCEFETLSDGNVFTTRHNEGKAGPMHSYNWGSYSVFDADGIYWDQLHTGSIFTYYSNPELDALLDEGRSSLDQDHRKEVYSKAQRIVRDEAPVIFMWGFHSVWGVSNKIDWKPRPDEIDMYFTAKPKA; encoded by the coding sequence GTGAGCCAACGTGATACCCAGGACCTCAATGACAAGATCTACGCGAACTGGCAGCGATTCTATCGAGAAGGCCGTATCAATCGTCGGACGCTGATGCAGGCGATGATGGTCTGGGCCGGCGCGGCGAGTGTCGGCGGACTGTTGGCCGCTTGTGGCGGCAGCGCCGAGAACACGCCCAGCGGCGGTGGAGCGGCGACTGCTCCGTCGGGCGGCGCAACGGCGCCAGCAGGCGGCGCGACTGCTCCGACGGGTGGGGCCACCGCGCCGGCAGGCGGCGCGACCGCTCCGACAGGTGGGGCGGCGACCGAGGGCGGGATGCTGAGAGTCATCCTCGACCAGAACGACTTGCCGACGATGGACCCACACATGCACAACCTGCGCACAGGCATTATCTTCTTCTACCATACCCACGATAATCTCGGCGTCCGCAACCGCGAGACGAACCAGATCGAGCCCTGGCTGGCGGAGAGCTGGGAGAACATCGAGCCGACCGTCTGGGAGATGAAGCTGCGGTCGGACGTCAAGTTCCACAACGGTGATCCGTTCACCGCCGCGACCGTCAAGTGGAACTGGGATCGCGTCACCAACCCGGACCAGAAGAGCCAGCAGATGGGTAACCACTCCCAGATCGCCGGAGTCGACATCGTCGACGACTACACAGTCCATGTGAAGACGAAAGCCCCATACCCGATCTTCACCGAGCGGCTGCAGAACTTCCAGATGATCCCCGAGAAGCTGGCTCAGGAGAAGGGTGATGCGTGGCTGGCCGAGAACCCCGTTGGCTCGGGGCCATACAAGTTCGTCGAGTGGAAGCATGGACAATCGATCACACTCACCCGAAACGATGATTACTGGAACAAGGACGTCAGAGCGCCATACAAGGACCTGACTATCCGCTTCGTCCCGGGCGTCCCGACCCAGCTAGCTGAGCTCCTGGCCGGCAACGTCGATATCATTCGCGTTGTTCCCTACGACCAGATGAAGGCAGTCGAGGATTCCGGAGTGGCGATGCCGATCACCCAGGCGATCCTGCGCGTCGGCTACACCCGGCTGGACGCGATGGGCCGTTCTGGCCCGAATCCGTTCCAGGATGTGAAGGTGCGCCACGCCGCCAATCACGCCTGCGATATTCAGGGGTATATCGATACCCTCCAGCCGGGCGGTGACCGAACGCCGGCCATGCTCAACCCGAAGCACTTCGGCTTCGACCCGTCGATCGAGCCACACGACTATAACCCCGACAAGGCCAAGCAACTGTTGACCGAGGCCGGCCATCCGGACGGCATCGATGTCAAATGGGTTCGTGGCCCATCCTCAATGCCAAACCAGGATCAGGTCGACCAGGCAATGCAGCGAGATCTGGCGGCCGTCGGCATCCGGTGCGAATTCGAGACGCTGAGTGACGGTAACGTCTTCACCACTCGGCACAACGAGGGCAAGGCGGGGCCGATGCACTCGTACAACTGGGGCTCGTATTCCGTCTTCGACGCGGATGGCATCTACTGGGACCAGTTGCACACCGGCTCGATTTTCACCTACTACAGCAACCCCGAGCTTGACGCGCTCCTCGACGAAGGCCGCAGCTCGCTCGATCAGGATCACCGCAAGGAGGTCTACTCGAAGGCGCAGCGGATCGTCCGTGACGAAGCGCCGGTGATCTTCATGTGGGGATTCCATTCCGTCTGGGGTGTCAGCAACAAGATCGACTGGAAGCCACGTCCAGACGAAATCGACATGTACTTCACCGCCAAGCCGAAGGCGTAA